In a single window of the Gossypium hirsutum isolate 1008001.06 chromosome D02, Gossypium_hirsutum_v2.1, whole genome shotgun sequence genome:
- the LOC107909544 gene encoding protein DETOXIFICATION 12: MEESLIPKLDNRWLTWAAFVEETKRVGYLAGPMVVVTLSQYLLQVISTMMVGHLGVLPLASSAIAISLATVTGFSLLLGMACALETLCGQAYGAQQYRKFGIHTYTAIFCLILVCIPLSVLWLNMGRLLVFIGQDPLISHEAGNFISWLIPALFGYATFQPLIRYFQTQSLITPMLICSCASLIVHIPLCWFLVFKSGSESIGGALAISISNWLNAIFLSLYMWYSPTCTKTRVPITTELFQGFGEFFHFAIPSAVMVCLEWWSFELLIMLSGFLPNPKLETSVLSVCLNTITTLYAIPHGIGAAASTRVSNELGAGKPQAAHVAVYAAMAFAVLETLIVTGTLFTSRHVFGYVYSNEKEVVDYVTTMAPLVCVSVILDSLQGVLSGIARGCGWQHIGAYVNLAAFYLVGIPVAATLAFWLHLRGIGLWIGIQFGAFTQTILLAIVTSCINWEKQASKARERLFQGLQ, from the exons ATGGAAGAGAGTTTGATACCCAAATTAGACAATCGGTGGCTAACTTGGGCCGCTTTCGTTGAAGAAACAAAAAGGGTGGGTTACCTTGCGGGGCCTATGGTTGTTGTCACCTTATCACAGTACCTATTGCAAGTTATATCAACGATGATGGTGGGTCATCTGGGTGTGCTTCCTCTCGCTAGCTCTGCCATTGCCATATCTCTCGCTACAGTCACCGGTTTCAGTCTTCTT CTAGGAATGGCATGTGCATTGGAAACACTATGTGGACAAGCTTATGGAGCTCAACAATACCGAAAATTTGGAATCCATACCTACACTGCTATATTTTGTTTGATCTTAGTATGCATCCCTCTGTCGGTCCTATGGTTAAACATGGGGAGGCTACTTGTGTTCATTGGTCAAGATCCCTTAATTTCACATGAAGCTGGTAATTTCATTTCGTGGCTTATCCCAGCACTCTTTGGTTATGCTACATTTCAACCACTTATTCGCTACTTTCAAACACAAAGTTTGATCACTCCCATGCTCATATGCTCTTGTGCCAGTCTTATAGTACATATACCTCTATGTTGGTTTCTGGTATTCAAGTCTGGGTCAGAAAGTATAGGAGGAGCATTAGCAATTAGTATCTCAAACTGGTTAAATGCTATATTCCTTTCACTTTACATGTGGTACTCTCCCACCTGTACAAAAACTCGTGTCCCTATTACAACGGAATTATTCCAAGGATTTGGAGAGTTTTTTCATTTTGCTATCCCTTCTGCTGTTATGGTTTG CCTTGAATGGTGGTCATTTGAGCTACTTATCATGCTGTCTGGGTTTTTACCAAATCCAAAGCTAGAAACATCCGTCCTATCTGTGTG TCTCAACACCATTACTACACTTTATGCCATACCACATGGAATTGGTGCTGCAGCAAG TACTAGAGTTTCGAATGAACTAGGGGCAGGGAAACCCCAAGCAGCACATGTAGCGGTGTATGCTGCTATGGCTTTTGCAGTTTTGGAGACCCTTATAGTTACTGGAACCCTATTCACAAGCCGACATGTTTTCGGTTATGTTTATAGCAACGAGAAGGAAGTGGTGGATTATGTGACAACCATGGCTCCCTTGGTTTGTGTGTCTGTTATTCTTGACAGCTTACAGGGGGTTCTTTCAG GTATTGCAAGAGGGTGTGGATGGCAGCATATAGGAGCGTATGTCAACTTGGCAGCGTTTTATCTTGTTGGAATCCCTGTCGCAGCCACCCTTGCCTTCTGGTTACACTTGAGAGGGATTGGCTTATGGATTGGTATACAGTTCGGTGCTTTCACCCAAACAATTCTGCTCGCCATTGTTACAAGTTGCATAAATTGGGAGAAACAG GCAAGTAAAGCAAGGGAAAGGCTATTCCAAGGACTTCAATAG
- the LOC107909543 gene encoding protein DETOXIFICATION 12 isoform X1 — MVDSLKKNIMEESLIPKLENEEKSTRWLSWAAFVEEIKRAGYLAGPMVAVTLSQYLLQVISTMMVGHLGELALSSSAIAISLAGVTGFSFLLGMACALETLCGQAYGAQQYRKLGIHTYTAIFCLILVCIPLSVLWLYMGRLLVFIGQDPYISQEAGKFILWLIPSLFAYATFQPLVRYFQTQSLITPMLICSCASLVVHIPLCWALVFKSGLESIGGAIAISISNWLNVIFLALYMRYSPTCTKTRAPITMELLQGIREFFRFAIPSAVMICSLEWWSYELLILLSGLLPNPELETSVLSVCLNTISTLYAIPYGLGAAASTRVSNELGAGKPQAARVAVYAAMAIAVLETLIVTGALFASRRVFGYIYSNEKEVVDYVTTMAPLVCVSVVLDSLQGVLSGIARGCGWQHIGAYVNLGAFYLVGIPVAATLAFWLQLRGVGLWIGIQSGAFTQTILLAIVTSCINWEKQAIKARERVFQGSSSIEYGTM, encoded by the exons ATGGTAGACTCGCTGAAGAAGAACATCATGGAAGAGAGTTTGATTCCCAAGTTAGAGAACGAGGAGAAAAGCACTCGGTGGCTAAGTTGGGCTGcttttgttgaagaaataaaaagGGCGGGTTACCTTGCGGGGCCTATGGTAGCTGTCACCTTATCACAGTACCTATTGCAAGTTATATCAACGATGATGGTGGGTCATCTGGGTGAGCTTGCTCTCTCTAGTTCTGCCATTGCCATATCTCTCGCAGGGGTCACCGGCTTCAGTTTTCTT CTAGGAATGGCTTGTGCATTGGAAACACTGTGTGGACAAGCCTATGGAGCTCAACAATACCGAAAACTGGGAATCCATACCTACACTGCTATATTTTGTTTGATCTTAGTATGCATCCCTCTGTCGGTCCTATGGTTATACATGGGAAGGCTACTTGTATTCATTGGTCAAGATCCCTATATTTCACAAGAAGCCGGTAAATTCATTCTGTGGCTTATCCCATCACTCTTTGCCTATGCTACTTTTCAACCACTTGTTCGCTACTTTCAAACACAAAGTTTGATCACTCCCATGCTCATATGCTCTTGTGCTAGTCTTGTGGTACATATACCTCTATGTTGGGCTCTGGTATTCAAGTCTGGATTAGAAAGTATAGGGGGAGCAATAGCAATTAGTATCTCAAACTGGTTAAATGTGATTTTCCTTGCACTTTACATGCGGTACTCTCCCACCTGTACAAAAACTCGTGCCCCCATTACAatggaattactccaaggaattAGAGAGTTTTTCCGCTTTGCTATTCCTTCTGCTGTTATGATCTG CAGCCTTGAATGGTGGTCATATGAGCTACTCATCCTGCTGTCTGGGCTTTTACCAAATCCAGAGCTGGAAACATCTGTATTGTCTGTGTG TCTCAACACCATTTCAACACTTTATGCCATACCATATGGACTTGGTGCTGCAGCAAG TACTAGAGTTTCAAATGAACTAGGCGCAGGGAAACCTCAAGCAGCACGTGTGGCGGTGTATGCTGCTATGGCTATTGCAGTTTTAGAGACCCTTATAGTTACTGGAGCCCTGTTTGCAAGCCGACGTGTTTTTGGTTATATTTATAGCAATGAGAAGGAAGTGGTGGATTATGTGACAACCATGGCTCCCTTGGTTTGTGTGTCTGTTGTTCTTGATAGCTTACAGGGGGTTCTTTCAG GTATTGCAAGGGGATGCGGATGGCAGCATATAGGAGCTTATGTCAACCTGGGAGCTTTTTATCTTGTTGGAATCCCTGTCGCTGCCACCCTTGCCTTCTGGTTACAGTTGAGAGGGGTTGGCCTGTGGATCGGTATACAGTCTGGGGCTTTCACACAAACAATTCTGCTCGCCATTGTTACAAGTTGCATAAATTGGGAAAAACAG GCAATTAAAGCGAGAGAAAGGGTATTCCAAGGAAGCTCTTCAATAGAGTATGGAACGATGTAA
- the LOC107909543 gene encoding protein DETOXIFICATION 12 isoform X2, translated as MVDSLKKNIMEESLIPKLENEEKSTRWLSWAAFVEEIKRAGYLAGPMVAVTLSQYLLQVISTMMVGHLGELALSSSAIAISLAGVTGFSFLLGMACALETLCGQAYGAQQYRKLGIHTYTAIFCLILVCIPLSVLWLYMGRLLVFIGQDPYISQEAGKFILWLIPSLFAYATFQPLVRYFQTQSLITPMLICSCASLVVHIPLCWALVFKSGLESIGGAIAISISNWLNVIFLALYMRYSPTCTKTRAPITMELLQGIREFFRFAIPSAVMICLEWWSYELLILLSGLLPNPELETSVLSVCLNTISTLYAIPYGLGAAASTRVSNELGAGKPQAARVAVYAAMAIAVLETLIVTGALFASRRVFGYIYSNEKEVVDYVTTMAPLVCVSVVLDSLQGVLSGIARGCGWQHIGAYVNLGAFYLVGIPVAATLAFWLQLRGVGLWIGIQSGAFTQTILLAIVTSCINWEKQAIKARERVFQGSSSIEYGTM; from the exons ATGGTAGACTCGCTGAAGAAGAACATCATGGAAGAGAGTTTGATTCCCAAGTTAGAGAACGAGGAGAAAAGCACTCGGTGGCTAAGTTGGGCTGcttttgttgaagaaataaaaagGGCGGGTTACCTTGCGGGGCCTATGGTAGCTGTCACCTTATCACAGTACCTATTGCAAGTTATATCAACGATGATGGTGGGTCATCTGGGTGAGCTTGCTCTCTCTAGTTCTGCCATTGCCATATCTCTCGCAGGGGTCACCGGCTTCAGTTTTCTT CTAGGAATGGCTTGTGCATTGGAAACACTGTGTGGACAAGCCTATGGAGCTCAACAATACCGAAAACTGGGAATCCATACCTACACTGCTATATTTTGTTTGATCTTAGTATGCATCCCTCTGTCGGTCCTATGGTTATACATGGGAAGGCTACTTGTATTCATTGGTCAAGATCCCTATATTTCACAAGAAGCCGGTAAATTCATTCTGTGGCTTATCCCATCACTCTTTGCCTATGCTACTTTTCAACCACTTGTTCGCTACTTTCAAACACAAAGTTTGATCACTCCCATGCTCATATGCTCTTGTGCTAGTCTTGTGGTACATATACCTCTATGTTGGGCTCTGGTATTCAAGTCTGGATTAGAAAGTATAGGGGGAGCAATAGCAATTAGTATCTCAAACTGGTTAAATGTGATTTTCCTTGCACTTTACATGCGGTACTCTCCCACCTGTACAAAAACTCGTGCCCCCATTACAatggaattactccaaggaattAGAGAGTTTTTCCGCTTTGCTATTCCTTCTGCTGTTATGATCTG CCTTGAATGGTGGTCATATGAGCTACTCATCCTGCTGTCTGGGCTTTTACCAAATCCAGAGCTGGAAACATCTGTATTGTCTGTGTG TCTCAACACCATTTCAACACTTTATGCCATACCATATGGACTTGGTGCTGCAGCAAG TACTAGAGTTTCAAATGAACTAGGCGCAGGGAAACCTCAAGCAGCACGTGTGGCGGTGTATGCTGCTATGGCTATTGCAGTTTTAGAGACCCTTATAGTTACTGGAGCCCTGTTTGCAAGCCGACGTGTTTTTGGTTATATTTATAGCAATGAGAAGGAAGTGGTGGATTATGTGACAACCATGGCTCCCTTGGTTTGTGTGTCTGTTGTTCTTGATAGCTTACAGGGGGTTCTTTCAG GTATTGCAAGGGGATGCGGATGGCAGCATATAGGAGCTTATGTCAACCTGGGAGCTTTTTATCTTGTTGGAATCCCTGTCGCTGCCACCCTTGCCTTCTGGTTACAGTTGAGAGGGGTTGGCCTGTGGATCGGTATACAGTCTGGGGCTTTCACACAAACAATTCTGCTCGCCATTGTTACAAGTTGCATAAATTGGGAAAAACAG GCAATTAAAGCGAGAGAAAGGGTATTCCAAGGAAGCTCTTCAATAGAGTATGGAACGATGTAA